A part of Synchiropus splendidus isolate RoL2022-P1 chromosome 19, RoL_Sspl_1.0, whole genome shotgun sequence genomic DNA contains:
- the paqr4a gene encoding progestin and adipoQ receptor family member 4a: protein MVSHKVLVAIILLNVYIGARSALYLLSAVLLTLFCAMAFLNGPRLLDWANSPPHLQFNKYVLTGYRPISSVQDCVRSLFYLHNELGNIYTHGIPLLCFLVLLPLNIPWSQISVTWLGVVHFLACLSPQLGSVLYHLFMNHEGGEPVYHTLLKLDVCGICMINTLGALPILYSTLLCYPFIRTAALLVYILLSSHAIYCAVTARSSVRRLRSFAWQALFRFSFFLLRWVGVGGGSPTSLRHFLTMDALAVLGGVINIARIPERFRPGLFDYWCNSHQIMHVLVVGSILYLHWGVLDDLLWINSYNCPSD, encoded by the exons ATGGTTTCCCACAAGGTCTTGGTGGCCATCATCCTGCTGAACGTTTACATCGGTGCGCGGTCCGCCCTCTACCTGCTCAGCGCGGTGCTGCTGACGCTCTTCTGCGCCATGGCTTTCCTGAACGGACCGCGGCTGCTGGACTGGGCGAACTCGCCTCCTCACCTGCAGTTCAACAAGTACGTTCTGACCGGGTACCGACCCATCTCCTCTGTGCAGGACTGCGTCAGGAGCCTCTTCTACCTGCACAACGAGCTGGGAAACATTTACACGCACG GCATCCCTCTGCTCTGCTTTCTGGTGCTACTTCCACTCAACATCCCCTGGTCTCAGATCAGCGTCACCTGGCTGGGCGTGGTGCACTTCCTGGCCTGTCTGTCGCCGCAGCTGGGCTCGGTGCTGTACCACCTCTTCATGAACCACGAGGGCGGGGAGCCGGTCTACCACACCCTCCTGAAGCTGGACGTGTGTGGAATCTGCATGATCAACACTCTGG GAGCGCTGCCCATCCTCTACAGCACGCTGCTCTGCTACCCCTTCATCCGCACGGCGGCACTACTGGTCTACATCCTCCTGTCCAGTCACGCCATCTACTGCGCCGTCACCGCCCGCAGCAGCGTCCGCCGCCTGCGCTCCTTTGCCTGGCAGGCGCTCTTCCGCTTCTCCTTTTTCCTGTTGCGCTGGGTGGGCGTGGGCGGGGGCAGCCCCACCTCGCTGCGCCACTTCCTCACCATGGACGCGTTGGCCGTGCTGGGCGGGGTCATCAACATCGCGCGCATCCCGGAGCGCTTCCGCCCTGGACTCTTTGACTACTGGTGCAACAGCCACCAGATCATGCACGTGCTGGTGGTTGGCTCCATACTCTACCTGCACTGGGGGGTCCTGGACGACCTGCTGTGGATCAACAGCTACAACTGTCCGTCAGACTGA
- the LOC128750649 gene encoding perforin-1-like, producing MLWSICSCGFMLLTLLQSSEQSCSDGTPRQCAEAEMAPGANLAGEGFDITTMERKGAFVLEMNKWKRKDKTCTLCVNPFMENKMQKLPLMAEDWRPKQSCSNTVTSKLYRSSESLVASISSSIENNWDTNINAGHGKHSASLTLSGSHSKLADYSNQKTKNDKYSFVSQSMSCSYYSYRVSSFPSMHRDFKKATKQLPESYSPENKQQFYKLINIFGTHFITKVKLGGAINSVTSVQDCMANLEGVSVNDVQLCLGVEASLNSVVEINSKYNHCKKQNDKTENKASFATRFTDRFTEIKGGHTTEPDILFASEKNPGAYKEWLATVPQHPDIISYSLESLHELLPANSRAKENLHAAIKHYILERALFKNCSSKCQSGIKSDRRDPCVCQCHNDPAVTPDCCPTKRGMARVIITVQKGSGLWGDHTTATDGYVKVFFNNKQVGRTPVINNNNQPHWAMAFDIGTQDLTQGNKVKFEVWDEDNKWDDDFLGACQQVLSDGVKEDLCNLNHGQMYFKLEVKCAPALRGETCTEYEPVPMLPSLRATFVSRHSHRVPKALLLEMGVFVEEQKLWRNQSNHDKM from the exons ATGCTTTGGAGCATCTGTTCATGTGGCTTCATGCTGCTGACTCTCCTGCAGTCTTCTGAGCAGTCCTGCAGTGATGGGACGCCTCGACAGTGCGCGGAGGCAGAAATGGCTCCCGGTGCCAACCTGGCAGGCGAAGGCTTCGACATCACCACAATGGAACGCAAGGGTGCGTTTGTGCTGGAAATGAACAAGTGGAAACGCAAGGACAAGACGTGCACGCTCTGCGTGAACCCTTTCATGGAGAACAAGATGCAGAAGCTTCCGCTGATGGCCGAGGACTGGAGGCCCAAGCAGTCGTGCAGCAACACGGTGACCAGTAAGCTCTACCGCTCCAGTGAGTCGCTGGTCGCCTCCATTTCCTCCTCCATTGAGAACAACTGGGACACCAACATTAACGCCGGACATGGTAAGCACAGCGCCTCACTGACGCTCTCTGGCAGCCACTCCAAACTGGCTGACTACTCAAACCAGAAGACCAAGAACGACAAATACAGCTTTGTTAGCCAAAGCATGAGCTGCAGCTACTACAG CTACAGGGTGTCCAGCTTCCCCTCGATGCACAGGGACTTCAAGAAAGCCACCAAACAGCTCCCGGAGTCCTACAGTCCTGAGAACAAGCAGCAATTTTACAAACTGATCAACATCTTTGGCACCCATTTCATCACCAAG GTCAAACTGGGAGGTGCCATTAACTCTGTGACCAGCGTACAGGATTGCATGGCTAACCTGGAAGGGGTCAGCGTGAACGATGTTCAGCTCTGCCTGGGGGTCGAAGCATCTCTTAACAGTGTGGTCGAGATCAATTCCAAATACAATCACTGCAAGAAGCAGAATGACAAGACAGAAAACAAGGCATCGTTCGCCACTCGCTTCACGGACAG GTTCACTGAGATCAAGGGGGGTCATACCACGGAACCGGATATTCTTTTTGCTTCTGAAAAAAATCCAGGTGCCTACAAGGAATGGTTGGCGACGGTTCCCCAGCATCCAGATATCATTTCATATTCCCTGGAATCTTTGCACGAGTTGCTGCCTGCTAACAGCCGCGCAAAAGAGAACCTGCACGCCGCGATCAAGCACTATATCCTGGAGAGAGCTCTGTTCAAGAACTGCAGCAGCAAATGCCAGAGCGGCATCAAGTCTGACCGCCGGGATCCATGTGTCTGTCAGTGCCACAATGATCCCGCAGTCACCCCAGACTGTTGCCCCACAAAAAGAGGAATGGCCCGGGTTATTATCACAGTTCAAAAGGGCTCTGGTCTTTGGGGGGACCACACCACAGCCACCGATGGCTATGTTAAGGTCTTCTTTAACAACAAGCAAGTCGGACGCACCCCGgttatcaacaacaacaaccagccACACTGGGCCATGGCTTTTGACATCGGCACCCAGGATCTGACTCAGGGGAACAAGGTCAAGTTCGAAGTATGGGACGAGGACAACAAATGGGACGATGACTTCTTAGGAGCCTGTCAGCAGGTTTTGAGCGATGGGGTCAAGGAAGACCTCTGTAACCTGAATCACGGCCAGATGTACTTCAAGCTGGAGGTAAAATGTGCTCCAGCTCTGCGTGGAGAGACGTGCACTGAATACGAGCCAGTACCAATGCTCCCGAGCCTGAGGGCGACGTTCGTGTCCCGCCACTCGCACCGCGTTCCGAAAGCTCTCCTGTTAGAGATGGGGGTGTTTGTAGAGGAGCAGAAGCTCTGGAGGAACCAGTCAAATCATGACAAGATGTAG